A region from the Salvia splendens isolate huo1 chromosome 15, SspV2, whole genome shotgun sequence genome encodes:
- the LOC121767773 gene encoding mitogen-activated protein kinase kinase kinase 17-like: MEWKRGPVIGRGSSAAVSLATSDAGDIFAVKSAKMSSSSSLRNEQILISQLSSPFIVKCLGSDITRERDEFVFNIFLEYVSGGTLSDLIRSNGGSLDETTIKFYANQMAEGLNYLHRAGIVHCDIKGQNVLIADRGGLKIADFGCAKRAESGGSVFAGTPVYMAPEVARGEGQGFPADVWAMGCTIIEMATGENPWPEMNDPTAALYRVAFSCDVPEIPRWFSGAARDFAAKCFARDPEKRWTAEKLLGHPFLDSAEGGVGKSTKKSPTSVMDQCFWDTLEVPDWTTENASTSDSPAARIGGLIGDGLNSDYSAAAVGEEGWVTVRGGATEEGTNMNIVELIEIEDTLFRLN, translated from the coding sequence ATGGAGTGGAAAAGGGGTCCGGTAATAGGCCGGGGCTCCTCCGCCGCCGTATCGCTCGCCACGAGCGACGCCGGCGACATCTTTGCCGTGAAATCAGCTAAAATGTCATCATCCAGCTCCTTACGCAACGAGCAGATTCTGATTTCTCAGCTCAGCTCACCTTTCATAGTGAAATGCCTGGGTTCTGATATCACACGCGAGAGAGATGAATTCGTGTTCAACATTTTTCTGGAGTATGTCTCCGGCGGAACGCTTTCCGATCTGATCAGAAGCAACGGCGGCTCCCTCGATGAAACGACGATCAAATTCTACGCGAATCAGATGGCGGAGGGGCTGAACTATCTCCACCGTGCCGGAATCGTGCACTGCGACATCAAAGGCCAGAACGTGCTGATCGCCGACCGCGGCGGGCTGAAAATCGCCGACTTCGGATGCGCGAAGAGAGCGGAAAGCGGCGGCTCTGTTTTCGCCGGAACACCGGTGTACATGGCGCCGGAGGTCGCGCGCGGCGAGGGGCAGGGGTTTCCGGCGGATGTTTGGGCGATGGGGTGCACGATCATCGAGATGGCGACGGGGGAGAATCCGTGGCCGGAGATGAACGATCCCACGGCGGCGCTGTACAGAGTCGCGTTCTCCTGCGACGTGCCGGAGATTCCGAGGTGGTTTTCCGGCGCGGCGAGGGATTTTGCGGCCAAGTGCTTTGCGCGGGACCCGGAGAAGCGGTGGACGGCGGAGAAGCTGCTAGGGCACCCGTTCCTTGACTCTGCGGAGGGCGGCGTTGGGAAGTCCACGAAGAAATCTCCGACGAGTGTGATGGATCAGTGCTTTTGGGATACTTTGGAGGTTCCGGATTGGACGACAGAGAATGCTTCGACATCGGATTCTCCGGCGGCGAGGATCGGAGGATTGATCGGAGATGGATTGAATTCGGATTACTCGGCTGCGGCGGTGGGGGAGGAGGGTTGGGTGACGGTTAGGGGCGGTGCGACTGAAGAAGGAACTAATATGAACATCGTAGAGCTTATTGAAATTGAGGATACATTGTTTCGTTTAAATTGA
- the LOC121767565 gene encoding probable protein phosphatase 2C 39, whose protein sequence is MTGKDIIQKVKEKVCITQAAYDRDTGKGKSKMSKKIKHGYHLVEGKSGHAMEDYVFAEFRQVDENELGLFAIFDGHLSREIPNYLKSHLFNNILKEPDFWTATDTAIRRAYRITDSTILEKAKDLGKGGSTAVTAILINCRKLVVANVGDSRAVICKNGVAKQLSIDHEPERERDTIENKGGFVTKFPGDVPRVDGQLAVARAFGDKTIKDHLSSEPDVIVETIDDETEFMILASDGVWMVMSNEEAVKCIRQIKDAKSAAKRLNEEALARKSTDDISCIVVRFG, encoded by the exons ATGACAGGGAAGGATATCATCCAAAAGGTTAAG GAAAAGGTATGTATAACTCAAGCAGCATATGATAGAGATACAGGAAAAGGGAAAAGTAAGATGTCAAAGAAAATTAAACATGGATATCATTTGGTGGAGGGAAAATCAGGCCACGCCATGGAAGATTATGTTTTTGCTGAATTCAGACAAGTGGATGAGAATGAGCTTGGTCTGTTTGCTATATTTGATGGCCATTTGAGCCGCGAGATCCCTAATTATCTCAAATCTCATCTTTTTAACAACATATTGAAAGAG CCTGACTTCTGGACTGCTACTGACACTGCTATCAGGAGAGCCTATCGCATAACTGATAGCACGATACTGGAGAAAGCCAAGGATCTCGGAAAAGGGGGTTCCACAGCTGTGACAGCTATATTGATCAATTGCCGGAAGCTTGTGGTTGCCAACGTTGGAGATTCTCGTGCCGTGATCTGCAAGAATGGCGTGGCGAAGCAGTTGTCGATTGATCATGAGCCTGAAAGGGAAAGGGACACTATTGAGAACAAGGGTGGCTTTGTAACAAAGTTTCCAG GTGATGTACCGCGTGTTGATGGACAACTAGCGGTAGCGAGAGCGTTTGGCGATAAAACTATCAAGGATCATCTTAGCTCCGAGCCAGATGTCATAGTAGAGACGATAGATGATGAAACTGAATTTATGATATTGGCCAGTGATGGTGTTTGGATG GTTATGTCTAATGAAGAAGCAGTCAAGTGTATCAGGCAGATCAAAGATGCCAAATCCGCAGCCAAACGACTTAATGAAGAAGCACTTGCTAGAAAAAGCACAGACGATATCTCTTGCATTGTTGTAAGGTTTGGCTag